TTGCCGACGACCGCCGGGTCCGGCAGCTTGCGCTGGCGGATGCGGACGACGGCGTCGCCCACGTCGCGTGCGGTCGGCGCGCCGACGCCCATCGCGACCAGTTCCTCACGGATGCCGGCGTAATCCAGGCGCAGTTGCGGCGTGCGCGGCAGCACGAACTCCACCGCCGTCACCAGGTAGCGGTCCGCTTCACGCTTGAAGACGCTGTCGCGATAGGCGAACGCGCAGGCCTCGCGGTCCAGCCGCACCATCGTGCCGCTGCGGCGGTCGAGCGCTTCGACCACGCTGATGAACTCGCCGACTTCGGTTCCGTACGCGCCGATGTTCTGGATCGGCGATGCGCCCGCGGTGCCGGGGATCAGCGCCAGGTTCTCGAGGCCGCACAGGCCCTGTTCCAGCGTCCACATCACCAGCGGATGCCACGCGACGCCGGCATCGGCGCGTACCCGCGCCTGCTGGCCATCGTCGGACAGCAGCTGCAGCCCACGCGTGGCCATCGTGATGACGGCGCCCGGCGCATCGCCGGCGAACAGCAGGTTGCTGCCACCGCCGATCACCAGACTGTCGCTGCCGACGACCTGCGGCAGCGCAAGGACGTCGGCCAGGGCCGAGGCGTCGTCCACTTCGATCAGCCACGGCGCCATCGCCGGCACGCCGAACGTGTTGCGGTCCCGCAGGGACGCATTGGCGGTGAGGCGGTACCCCTGGGTCATTCGGGTGCTACCGGCCCACGGCTCGGCGCTTCGCGGCGACGGCGGATCGCTTCCACGCATTCGCGGACCAGCTCCGGTCCGCGGTAGACCAGACCGGTGTAGCACTGCACGAGCGACGCGCCGGCGGACATCTTCGCCACCGCATCGGCCCCGGACAGGATGCCGCCCACGCCGATCAGCGGGATCGTGTCCGGCAGGCGCGTGCGCATGCGGCGCAGCACCAGGGTGGCCTGGCCCATCAGCGGCGCGCCGGACAGGCCGCCGGTCTCGCGTGCGTGCCGGTGCTCCTGCACGCTCAGGCGCGAGACCGTGGTGTTGGTGGCGATCACGCCGTCCACCTGCATGTCGCCCAGTACACGGGCGACCGCGTCGATGTCGCTGTCGGTCAGGTCGGGCGCGATCTTCACCAGCATCGGCACGCGCTTGCCGTGCTGGGCCGCCAGGTCTTCCTGAGCGTCGCGCAGCGTGCCGATCAGCTGGCGCAGCGCCTGTTCTTCCTGCAGTTCGCGCAGGCCGGCCGTGTTGGGCGACGATATGTTGATGGTGATGTAGTCGGCCAGCCGGTAGATGCGCTCGAGGCAGTACAGGTAGTCGGACGCAGCGCGCTCGTTGGAGGTGTCCTTGTTCTTGCCGATGTTGATGCCGAGCAGGCCGCGGTCGCGGCGCGCGGCTTCGACGTTGCGCACGAGCGCATCGACGCCTTCGTTGTTGAAGCCCAGCCGGTTGATGACGGCCTGGTGCTGCGGCAGGCGGAACATGCGCGGTTTCGGATTGCCCGCCTGCGGCTTGGGCGTGACCGTGCCGATTTCGACGAAGCCGAAGCCCAGGGCGAACAGCGCATCGATGTGCGCGCCGTTCTTGTCCATGCCGGCGGCCAGGCCCACCGGGTTCGGGAAGGTCAGCCCCATCACCTTGGTCGGCATCGGCGTGATCGGCCGGGCCACCAGCGGCGTGGTGCCGGTGCGGTAGGAGACGTCGAGGGCCTTCAGACCCAGGCCGTGGGCGGTTTCGGCATCCAGGCCGAACAGGAAAGGTCGGGCGAGGGGATACATGGACGCGGGCGGGCTCAGTTCAGCGTCGCCAGCCAGGCCAGCCCGCCCAGGAACATGAAGATCACCACCAGGCCCACGATCCACACCAGCGCCGACAGCCAGCCCAGGATCAGGCCGCCGATGGCCAGGCCGTCGCCATCCAAGGCGCCCGCGCTGCGGCGGATCTCGCCGCGCGCCATGTGGCCGGTGACGATGGCGACGAGCGTGCCGATGAAGGGCAGCAGCGTCCAACCGAGGATGCCGGAGACGAGGCTGGCGATGGCGAGGCTGCTGGTGGTGCGGGCTTGGTTCATCAGGAGCTCCGTGCAGGGGTCAGGGAGGCGCGATGGCGCTGGATCGGGCCGGCGCAAACACGCGCGCCACCCCGGAGGGTGGCGCGATTATCCCAGAACGCGAGGCCCCGCGGGGCCGCCGGCACGCATGCGCACCG
This genomic stretch from Pseudoxanthomonas sp. CF385 harbors:
- the murB gene encoding UDP-N-acetylmuramate dehydrogenase, with amino-acid sequence MTQGYRLTANASLRDRNTFGVPAMAPWLIEVDDASALADVLALPQVVGSDSLVIGGGSNLLFAGDAPGAVITMATRGLQLLSDDGQQARVRADAGVAWHPLVMWTLEQGLCGLENLALIPGTAGASPIQNIGAYGTEVGEFISVVEALDRRSGTMVRLDREACAFAYRDSVFKREADRYLVTAVEFVLPRTPQLRLDYAGIREELVAMGVGAPTARDVGDAVVRIRQRKLPDPAVVGNAGSFFKNPILSQAQADALQVDYPTLPVFRGDAEHNRKLSAAWMIEACGWKGHRDGDAGVSAAHALVLVNHGLATGAQLLSIARRIADSVHARFGVAIEPEPKIIGARW
- a CDS encoding quinone-dependent dihydroorotate dehydrogenase codes for the protein MYPLARPFLFGLDAETAHGLGLKALDVSYRTGTTPLVARPITPMPTKVMGLTFPNPVGLAAGMDKNGAHIDALFALGFGFVEIGTVTPKPQAGNPKPRMFRLPQHQAVINRLGFNNEGVDALVRNVEAARRDRGLLGINIGKNKDTSNERAASDYLYCLERIYRLADYITINISSPNTAGLRELQEEQALRQLIGTLRDAQEDLAAQHGKRVPMLVKIAPDLTDSDIDAVARVLGDMQVDGVIATNTTVSRLSVQEHRHARETGGLSGAPLMGQATLVLRRMRTRLPDTIPLIGVGGILSGADAVAKMSAGASLVQCYTGLVYRGPELVRECVEAIRRRREAPSRGPVAPE
- a CDS encoding DUF4190 domain-containing protein, with protein sequence MNQARTTSSLAIASLVSGILGWTLLPFIGTLVAIVTGHMARGEIRRSAGALDGDGLAIGGLILGWLSALVWIVGLVVIFMFLGGLAWLATLN